One Littorina saxatilis isolate snail1 linkage group LG14, US_GU_Lsax_2.0, whole genome shotgun sequence genomic region harbors:
- the LOC138947078 gene encoding NK-tumor recognition protein-like isoform X1 → MSVTVFRPRCFFDISIAEQSVGRVIFELYSDECPRTCENFRALCTGEKGTSEKTGATLHFKGAPFHRIVKDFMIQGGDFTKGDGTGGESIYGGNFPDENFKFKHEKEFLLSMANRGKDTNGSQFFITTKPAPHLDNIHVVFGQVLSGQDVIKKVEQLPTDARSRPETEVKIINCGELVLLKKGKGKKKKAAAAVSASSSSSSSSSSESESDSSEDEKKKKKKKKHKKKDSKKRKKSKDKDKENRGKKEPSEEGEIEDGEIVAEKEKVPMVFADIRPDEIPDVPFQKFLFRGKQEEEADPPPADDKTATKERRRSSQDMNRRRSDERVPYNSRVKYSSTGRRIKGRGSIRFRSRSRSRSFTPPHWRREMERTVKGTEPTEPVVEDKWAKGDFLQQQERPSAKSRLGSRVEIEKEAAPIKKRFEKEEKEEGEESSEEEEEEKKEPPKKEKKESKKHKKHKKDSKHKKHKKSKSSNEDSDSEKEDKKKHKKSKKKDHKEDGKKADTKKKKYRKTNAASSSDSEEEKEKENKDKKKRDEVKNTARDGGRLNLRDRSGSRERRDLSDNRRKGREDLRRSREREDNRAFRRNRSGSRDNLKNGRPGKKDRNESTDQSKSTERRRSKSGSRSKSKSGSRSKSKENALSWLKDKRRSRSRSREGRNAGAKGPRDQRRSRSASRERRPLDRQRSREDRNMFGAGSRVGRTIVPRPNRNRRHSRSVDRRGRRPSPVRRGGFGGGGRRGSSPFRRRSPPRRDSRKSRTPPFRRRRGRSSSSSSGSESDRGKRRREATQKKMRMFGMPLVQKSESPPPTHWKPGQKSLAGKNAAGISLDESNKMEAPVLVGAALHEISLPQGSGPSSSIKTLGEKPDSSEKPKIMYDLDKEEPITAIPVRPLQAKENQRKARSSSKSSRSSHSSSSGSRSPPPRKKRSASSESDTDKKKEKKVVEERKWQPPPEPEDMEVDEESIPKPPSALQGLAAAEKKIDSPVLRIKTPPLPPMEQVAMAASEMARKRGEMNRTSPLSIPLPSDTSKPTSSAPLEPRSPLYAPPPLPAAAKRNRRSNSRSSSSGSDSESRVKSKTKALPLPPTLTSSVDLAEQIPLPPTSGLPQPNKKGDAVEKKRSRSSSSSSSSSRSRSRSKEKKAEASDATKGKESEVAKESAPLAAKLPSRWDSKQTPPKPDSQEKPEARKPSPVEAKKSSPAEAKKSLPAKVRERSSSSSSNSDSDSSSSGSSSDTSGSSPEKKRQKKKDAPPKAKSPPPKKRGSRSKSRSPSARRRSAERRRVPERSRSRSNRRSSRSPRRNARSPRRSPIRRDSRRRSPVRRSPMKRRSPPQRRSLSPIRSLSWRSKMVTPRRVSPPRRRRSISPRRRSRSKSPRRRSRSKSPQLKKSRSKSPRRRKSRSKSPRQKKSRSKSPRAKKSRSKSPKAKKSRSKSPKARKSRSKSPQRRKSRSKSPLKKKSRSKSPRERKSRSKSSQKARSKSPAPKSSGIKSPVPKAGRDAGKAEDSKRKRSASSSSDSSSSSDSSPDKKRGKRASSSSSSSSSSSSD, encoded by the exons CAGGAGCAACCCTCCATTTCAAAGGCGCCCCCTTTCACCGAATCGTCAAGGATTTTATGATCCAGGGTGGCGACTTTACAAAAG GTGATGGTACAGGGGGAGAGTCCATTTATGGAGGGAACTTCCCAG ATGAAAATTTCAAATTCAAACATGAAAAGGAGTTTCTTCTTTCAATGGCAAATCGTGGAAAGGATACCAACGGTTCGCAGTTCTTCAT AACCACCAAACCTGCTCCCCATTTGGACAA TATCCATGTGGTGTTCGGTCAAGTGCTGAGTGGTCAGGATGTGATCAAGAAAGTGGAGCAGCTGCCCACTGATGCCCGCAGTCGCCCGGAGACagaggtcaagatcatcaactGCGGAGAACTGGTTCTACTGAAGAAGGGCAAAG gcaaaaagaAGAAAGCGGCAGCTGCTGTGTCTGCATCCTCGTCTTCCTCGTCGTCGTCAAGCTCAGAGTCGGAGTCTGACTCATCGGAggacgagaagaagaagaagaaaaagaagaagcacaAAAAGAAGGACTccaagaagaggaagaagagcaAGGACAAAGACAAGGAGAACCGCGGCAAGAAGGAGCCGTCCGAAGAAGGAGAGATTGAAGA TGGAGAGATCGTTGCCGAGAAGGAGAAGGTGCCCATGGTGTTCGCAGACATCCGACCTGACGAGATTCCAGACGTGCCCTTCCAGAAGTTTCTGTTCCGAGGGAAGCAAGAGGAAGAGGCTGACCCTCCGCCAGCAGATGACAA GACAGCCACTAAAGAGAGACGCAGATCGTCGCAGGACATGAACCGCCGTCGCTCTGACGAGCGGGTCCCGTATAACTCCAGGGTGAAGTACTCGTCCACTGGACGTCGCATCAAGGGCAGAGGCAGCATT AGGTTCCGCTCTCGCAGTCGTTCCCGCAGTTTCACGCCCCCTCACTGGCGCCGGGAGATGGAGCGGACAGTCAAGGGGACAGAACCCACGGAGCCAGTGGTGGAGGACAAGTGGGCCAAAGGTGACTTCCTGCAGCAACAAGAACGACCTTCAGCCAAGTCGAGGCTGGGGTCACGTGTGGAAATCGAGAAAGAGGCTGCACCGATCAAGAAACGCTttgagaaggaggagaaagaagaaGG GGAGGAGAGTTctgaggaggaagaggaggagaagaaagaaccgcccaagaaggagaagaaagagagcaagaa GCATAAGAAGCACAAGAAAGACTCAAAACACAAGAAACATAAGAAAAGCAAGTCGAGCAACGAGGACTCTGACTCGGAGAAGgaagacaagaaaaaacacaagaaGAGTAAGAAGAAGGACCACAAGGAAGACGGCAAGAAGGCGgatacaaagaagaagaaatacaggAAGACAAACGCCGCTAGTAGCAGCGACtcggaagaagagaaagagaaggaaaacaaagacaagaagaaaagagaCGAAGTTAAAAACACGGCTAGGGACGGTGGAAGGTTGAACCTGCGTGATCGCTCCGGCTCCAGAGAGAGGAGGGACCTCTCCGACAACAGGAGGAAAGGAAGAGAAGACTTGCGGAGgagcagagaaagagaagacAACCGCGCGTTCAGAAGAAACCGATCCGGCAGTCGGGACAACCTGAAGAACGGAAGACCAGGGAAGAAAGATCGCAATGAGTCCACAGACCAGAGCAAGTCAACAGAACGGCGGCGATCCAAATCTGGGTCAAGGTCAAAATCCAAATctgggtcaaggtcaaagtccAAAGAGAATGCTCTGTCATGGTTGAAGGACAAGAGAAggtccagatccagatccagagaAGGTAGAAATGCTGGCGCCAAGGGACCAAGGGATCAAAGACGATCCAGATCCGCTTCAAGAGAAAGACGGCCACTGGACAGGCAGAGATCCAGAGAAGACAg AAACATGTTCGGTGCAGGGTCAAGGGTCGGCAGAACTATAGTTCCTCGGCCAAACCGGAATCG GAGACACTCTCGGTCAGTGGACAGACGAGGCCGCAGACCTTCACCAGTCAGACGAGGAGGCTTTGGGGGTGGCGGTAGACGAGGCTCGAGTCCGTTCCGCAGAAGATCTCCGCCTCGTAGAGATTCCCGGAAAAGCCGCACTCCACCCTTCAGACGCCGGAGAGGACGGTCGTCTTCCAGTTCGTCAGGCTCCGAGTCCGACCGGGGCAAACGTCGCAGAGAAGCCACCCAGAAGAAGATGAGAATGTTTGG AATGCCACTGGTGCAAAAGTCTGAGagcccaccccctacccactgGAAACCAGGACAGAAATCACTGGCTGGGAAGAATGCTGCTGGCATCAGCCTTGACGA GTCCAACAAGATGGAGGCGCCAGTGCTGGTGGGCGCCGCGTTGCATGAGATCTCGCTCCCCCAGGGTTCAGGTCCTTCGTCCTCCATCAAAACTTTGGGAGAGAAACCAGATTCTTCAGAAAAACCTAAGATCATGTACGACTTGGACAAGGAAGAACCGATCACCGCTATTCCCGTGAGACCCCTTCAGGCCAAGGAGAACCAACGCAAAGCGAGGTCATCCTCCAAGAGTTCAAGGTCATCGCACAGTTCAAGCAGTGGGTCAAGGTCGCCACCACCCAGGAAGAAGCGGTCGGCTAGCAGCGAGTCTGACACCgacaagaagaaggagaagaaagtTGTAGAG GAGCGCAAATGGCAGCCGCCTCCAGAGCCTGAAGATATGGAGGTAGATGAGGAGAGTATCCCCAAACCACCCAGCGCTCTACAG GGGTTGGCCGCGGCGGAGAAGAAGATTGACAGCCCAGTGCTGCGCATCAAGACACCACCCCTTCCTCCAATGGAACAGGTTGCTATGGCAGCATCAGAAATGGCCAG GAAACGTGGCGAGATGAACCGCACCAGTCCCCTCAGCATTCCCCTTCCTTCTGACACCTCCAAACCTACTTCATCAGCTCCCCTGGAACCTCGCTCTCCCCTCTATGCCCCTCCCCCGTTACCTGCCGCCGCCAAGCGTAACAGACGCAGCAACAGCCGTTCTTCCAGCTCAGGGTCAGATTCAGAATCCCGGGTAAAATCCAAAACCAAAGCTCTTCCCCTACCTCCTACCCTTACCTCTTCCGTCGATTTGGCCGAACAGATCCCCCTCCCGCCCACCTCTGGCTTGCCTCAACCCAACAAGAAAGGCGATGCCGTGGAGAAAAAAAGGTCAAGGTCTTCGTCGTCATCATCTTCATCGTCGCGATCTCGATCACGTTCCAAAGAGAAGAAGGCAGAAGCTAGTGATGCTACGAAGGGCAAGGAAAGTGAAGTTGCGAAAGAGTCTGCACCCTTGGCTGCTAAACTGCCGTCTCGCTGGGACTCAAAGCAAACTCCTCCAAAACCAGACAGCCAGGAGAAACCAGAAGCTAGGAAACCCTCACCAGTAGAGGCGAAGAAATCATCGCCAGCAGAGGCAAAGAAATCGCTGCCAGCCAAAGTGCGAGAacgcagcagcagtagcagcagcaacagtgACAGCGATTCCAGCAGCAGTGGCTCTAGCAGTGACACCAGTGGCTCGTCTCCGGAGAAAAAGCGGCAAAAGAAAAAAGACGCCCCTCCCAAAGCCAAGTCCCCTCCGCCCAAAAAGAGGGGTAGCCGATCCAAGTCCAGGTCACCCTCCGCCAGGCGAAGAAGTGCTGAAAGGCGAAGGGTCCCGGAGAGATCTAGGTCAAGGTCTAACAGGAGAAGTTCAAGGTCGCCTAGAAGGAACGCGCGATCCCCCAGAAGGTCACCGATTAGAAGAGACTCCCGGAGAAGGTCTCCTGTGCGAAGGTCCCCGATGAAGAGACGGTCACCTCCTCAGCGCAGATCTTTGTCACCCATCAGGTCCTTGTCCTGGAGATCCAAAATGGTGACCCCTCGAAGAGTGTCGCCCCCACGCCGCAGACGCTCCATTTCTCCACGCAGGAGGTCAAGGTCGAAATCACCTAGACGCAGGTCTCGTTCCAAGTCCCCTCAGCTGAAAAAATCTCGCTCTAAATCACCGAGGAGAAGGAAATCCAGATCCAAGTCACCACGCCAGAAGAAGTCAAGGTCGAAATCACCAAGGGCCAAAAAGTCCAGGTCAAAATCACCAAAGGCAAAAAAGTCCAGGTCAAAATCACCGAAGGCAAGAAAGTCAAGGTCTAAGTCCCCCCAGCGAAGAAAGTCGAGATCAAAATCACCACTGAAGAAGAAGTCGAGGTCCAAGTCACCCCGTGAGAGGAAGTCGAGGTCAAAGTCGTCACAGAAGGCAAGGTCAAAGTCACCAGCACCAAAGTCGTCTGGCATCAAGTCCCCTGTACCAAAGGCTGG ACGAGATGCAGGGAAGGCGGAGGACAGTAAACGTAAACGTTCTGCCTCCTCCAGCAgtgacagcagcagcagcagcgactCCAGCCCTGACAAGAAACGAGGCAAGCGTGCGTCATCATCGTCTTCTtcctcgtcatcatcatctAGTGATTAG
- the LOC138947078 gene encoding NK-tumor recognition protein-like isoform X2 — MSVTVFRPRCFFDISIAEQSVGRVIFELYSDECPRTCENFRALCTGEKGTSEKTGATLHFKGAPFHRIVKDFMIQGGDFTKGDGTGGESIYGGNFPDENFKFKHEKEFLLSMANRGKDTNGSQFFITTKPAPHLDNIHVVFGQVLSGQDVIKKVEQLPTDARSRPETEVKIINCGELVLLKKGKGKKKKAAAAVSASSSSSSSSSSESESDSSEDEKKKKKKKKHKKKDSKKRKKSKDKDKENRGKKEPSEEGEIEDGEIVAEKEKVPMVFADIRPDEIPDVPFQKFLFRGKQEEEADPPPADDKTATKERRRSSQDMNRRRSDERVPYNSRVKYSSTGRRIKGRGSIRFRSRSRSRSFTPPHWRREMERTVKGTEPTEPVVEDKWAKGDFLQQQERPSAKSRLGSRVEIEKEAAPIKKRFEKEEKEEGEESSEEEEEEKKEPPKKEKKESKKHKKHKKDSKHKKHKKSKSSNEDSDSEKEDKKKHKKSKKKDHKEDGKKADTKKKKYRKTNAASSSDSEEEKEKENKDKKKRDEVKNTARDGGRLNLRDRSGSRERRDLSDNRRKGREDLRRSREREDNRAFRRNRSGSRDNLKNGRPGKKDRNESTDQSKSTERRRSKSGSRSKSKSGSRSKSKENALSWLKDKRRSRSRSREGRNAGAKGPRDQRRSRSASRERRPLDRQRSREDRRHSRSVDRRGRRPSPVRRGGFGGGGRRGSSPFRRRSPPRRDSRKSRTPPFRRRRGRSSSSSSGSESDRGKRRREATQKKMRMFGMPLVQKSESPPPTHWKPGQKSLAGKNAAGISLDESNKMEAPVLVGAALHEISLPQGSGPSSSIKTLGEKPDSSEKPKIMYDLDKEEPITAIPVRPLQAKENQRKARSSSKSSRSSHSSSSGSRSPPPRKKRSASSESDTDKKKEKKVVEERKWQPPPEPEDMEVDEESIPKPPSALQGLAAAEKKIDSPVLRIKTPPLPPMEQVAMAASEMARKRGEMNRTSPLSIPLPSDTSKPTSSAPLEPRSPLYAPPPLPAAAKRNRRSNSRSSSSGSDSESRVKSKTKALPLPPTLTSSVDLAEQIPLPPTSGLPQPNKKGDAVEKKRSRSSSSSSSSSRSRSRSKEKKAEASDATKGKESEVAKESAPLAAKLPSRWDSKQTPPKPDSQEKPEARKPSPVEAKKSSPAEAKKSLPAKVRERSSSSSSNSDSDSSSSGSSSDTSGSSPEKKRQKKKDAPPKAKSPPPKKRGSRSKSRSPSARRRSAERRRVPERSRSRSNRRSSRSPRRNARSPRRSPIRRDSRRRSPVRRSPMKRRSPPQRRSLSPIRSLSWRSKMVTPRRVSPPRRRRSISPRRRSRSKSPRRRSRSKSPQLKKSRSKSPRRRKSRSKSPRQKKSRSKSPRAKKSRSKSPKAKKSRSKSPKARKSRSKSPQRRKSRSKSPLKKKSRSKSPRERKSRSKSSQKARSKSPAPKSSGIKSPVPKAGRDAGKAEDSKRKRSASSSSDSSSSSDSSPDKKRGKRASSSSSSSSSSSSD; from the exons CAGGAGCAACCCTCCATTTCAAAGGCGCCCCCTTTCACCGAATCGTCAAGGATTTTATGATCCAGGGTGGCGACTTTACAAAAG GTGATGGTACAGGGGGAGAGTCCATTTATGGAGGGAACTTCCCAG ATGAAAATTTCAAATTCAAACATGAAAAGGAGTTTCTTCTTTCAATGGCAAATCGTGGAAAGGATACCAACGGTTCGCAGTTCTTCAT AACCACCAAACCTGCTCCCCATTTGGACAA TATCCATGTGGTGTTCGGTCAAGTGCTGAGTGGTCAGGATGTGATCAAGAAAGTGGAGCAGCTGCCCACTGATGCCCGCAGTCGCCCGGAGACagaggtcaagatcatcaactGCGGAGAACTGGTTCTACTGAAGAAGGGCAAAG gcaaaaagaAGAAAGCGGCAGCTGCTGTGTCTGCATCCTCGTCTTCCTCGTCGTCGTCAAGCTCAGAGTCGGAGTCTGACTCATCGGAggacgagaagaagaagaagaaaaagaagaagcacaAAAAGAAGGACTccaagaagaggaagaagagcaAGGACAAAGACAAGGAGAACCGCGGCAAGAAGGAGCCGTCCGAAGAAGGAGAGATTGAAGA TGGAGAGATCGTTGCCGAGAAGGAGAAGGTGCCCATGGTGTTCGCAGACATCCGACCTGACGAGATTCCAGACGTGCCCTTCCAGAAGTTTCTGTTCCGAGGGAAGCAAGAGGAAGAGGCTGACCCTCCGCCAGCAGATGACAA GACAGCCACTAAAGAGAGACGCAGATCGTCGCAGGACATGAACCGCCGTCGCTCTGACGAGCGGGTCCCGTATAACTCCAGGGTGAAGTACTCGTCCACTGGACGTCGCATCAAGGGCAGAGGCAGCATT AGGTTCCGCTCTCGCAGTCGTTCCCGCAGTTTCACGCCCCCTCACTGGCGCCGGGAGATGGAGCGGACAGTCAAGGGGACAGAACCCACGGAGCCAGTGGTGGAGGACAAGTGGGCCAAAGGTGACTTCCTGCAGCAACAAGAACGACCTTCAGCCAAGTCGAGGCTGGGGTCACGTGTGGAAATCGAGAAAGAGGCTGCACCGATCAAGAAACGCTttgagaaggaggagaaagaagaaGG GGAGGAGAGTTctgaggaggaagaggaggagaagaaagaaccgcccaagaaggagaagaaagagagcaagaa GCATAAGAAGCACAAGAAAGACTCAAAACACAAGAAACATAAGAAAAGCAAGTCGAGCAACGAGGACTCTGACTCGGAGAAGgaagacaagaaaaaacacaagaaGAGTAAGAAGAAGGACCACAAGGAAGACGGCAAGAAGGCGgatacaaagaagaagaaatacaggAAGACAAACGCCGCTAGTAGCAGCGACtcggaagaagagaaagagaaggaaaacaaagacaagaagaaaagagaCGAAGTTAAAAACACGGCTAGGGACGGTGGAAGGTTGAACCTGCGTGATCGCTCCGGCTCCAGAGAGAGGAGGGACCTCTCCGACAACAGGAGGAAAGGAAGAGAAGACTTGCGGAGgagcagagaaagagaagacAACCGCGCGTTCAGAAGAAACCGATCCGGCAGTCGGGACAACCTGAAGAACGGAAGACCAGGGAAGAAAGATCGCAATGAGTCCACAGACCAGAGCAAGTCAACAGAACGGCGGCGATCCAAATCTGGGTCAAGGTCAAAATCCAAATctgggtcaaggtcaaagtccAAAGAGAATGCTCTGTCATGGTTGAAGGACAAGAGAAggtccagatccagatccagagaAGGTAGAAATGCTGGCGCCAAGGGACCAAGGGATCAAAGACGATCCAGATCCGCTTCAAGAGAAAGACGGCCACTGGACAGGCAGAGATCCAGAGAAGACAg GAGACACTCTCGGTCAGTGGACAGACGAGGCCGCAGACCTTCACCAGTCAGACGAGGAGGCTTTGGGGGTGGCGGTAGACGAGGCTCGAGTCCGTTCCGCAGAAGATCTCCGCCTCGTAGAGATTCCCGGAAAAGCCGCACTCCACCCTTCAGACGCCGGAGAGGACGGTCGTCTTCCAGTTCGTCAGGCTCCGAGTCCGACCGGGGCAAACGTCGCAGAGAAGCCACCCAGAAGAAGATGAGAATGTTTGG AATGCCACTGGTGCAAAAGTCTGAGagcccaccccctacccactgGAAACCAGGACAGAAATCACTGGCTGGGAAGAATGCTGCTGGCATCAGCCTTGACGA GTCCAACAAGATGGAGGCGCCAGTGCTGGTGGGCGCCGCGTTGCATGAGATCTCGCTCCCCCAGGGTTCAGGTCCTTCGTCCTCCATCAAAACTTTGGGAGAGAAACCAGATTCTTCAGAAAAACCTAAGATCATGTACGACTTGGACAAGGAAGAACCGATCACCGCTATTCCCGTGAGACCCCTTCAGGCCAAGGAGAACCAACGCAAAGCGAGGTCATCCTCCAAGAGTTCAAGGTCATCGCACAGTTCAAGCAGTGGGTCAAGGTCGCCACCACCCAGGAAGAAGCGGTCGGCTAGCAGCGAGTCTGACACCgacaagaagaaggagaagaaagtTGTAGAG GAGCGCAAATGGCAGCCGCCTCCAGAGCCTGAAGATATGGAGGTAGATGAGGAGAGTATCCCCAAACCACCCAGCGCTCTACAG GGGTTGGCCGCGGCGGAGAAGAAGATTGACAGCCCAGTGCTGCGCATCAAGACACCACCCCTTCCTCCAATGGAACAGGTTGCTATGGCAGCATCAGAAATGGCCAG GAAACGTGGCGAGATGAACCGCACCAGTCCCCTCAGCATTCCCCTTCCTTCTGACACCTCCAAACCTACTTCATCAGCTCCCCTGGAACCTCGCTCTCCCCTCTATGCCCCTCCCCCGTTACCTGCCGCCGCCAAGCGTAACAGACGCAGCAACAGCCGTTCTTCCAGCTCAGGGTCAGATTCAGAATCCCGGGTAAAATCCAAAACCAAAGCTCTTCCCCTACCTCCTACCCTTACCTCTTCCGTCGATTTGGCCGAACAGATCCCCCTCCCGCCCACCTCTGGCTTGCCTCAACCCAACAAGAAAGGCGATGCCGTGGAGAAAAAAAGGTCAAGGTCTTCGTCGTCATCATCTTCATCGTCGCGATCTCGATCACGTTCCAAAGAGAAGAAGGCAGAAGCTAGTGATGCTACGAAGGGCAAGGAAAGTGAAGTTGCGAAAGAGTCTGCACCCTTGGCTGCTAAACTGCCGTCTCGCTGGGACTCAAAGCAAACTCCTCCAAAACCAGACAGCCAGGAGAAACCAGAAGCTAGGAAACCCTCACCAGTAGAGGCGAAGAAATCATCGCCAGCAGAGGCAAAGAAATCGCTGCCAGCCAAAGTGCGAGAacgcagcagcagtagcagcagcaacagtgACAGCGATTCCAGCAGCAGTGGCTCTAGCAGTGACACCAGTGGCTCGTCTCCGGAGAAAAAGCGGCAAAAGAAAAAAGACGCCCCTCCCAAAGCCAAGTCCCCTCCGCCCAAAAAGAGGGGTAGCCGATCCAAGTCCAGGTCACCCTCCGCCAGGCGAAGAAGTGCTGAAAGGCGAAGGGTCCCGGAGAGATCTAGGTCAAGGTCTAACAGGAGAAGTTCAAGGTCGCCTAGAAGGAACGCGCGATCCCCCAGAAGGTCACCGATTAGAAGAGACTCCCGGAGAAGGTCTCCTGTGCGAAGGTCCCCGATGAAGAGACGGTCACCTCCTCAGCGCAGATCTTTGTCACCCATCAGGTCCTTGTCCTGGAGATCCAAAATGGTGACCCCTCGAAGAGTGTCGCCCCCACGCCGCAGACGCTCCATTTCTCCACGCAGGAGGTCAAGGTCGAAATCACCTAGACGCAGGTCTCGTTCCAAGTCCCCTCAGCTGAAAAAATCTCGCTCTAAATCACCGAGGAGAAGGAAATCCAGATCCAAGTCACCACGCCAGAAGAAGTCAAGGTCGAAATCACCAAGGGCCAAAAAGTCCAGGTCAAAATCACCAAAGGCAAAAAAGTCCAGGTCAAAATCACCGAAGGCAAGAAAGTCAAGGTCTAAGTCCCCCCAGCGAAGAAAGTCGAGATCAAAATCACCACTGAAGAAGAAGTCGAGGTCCAAGTCACCCCGTGAGAGGAAGTCGAGGTCAAAGTCGTCACAGAAGGCAAGGTCAAAGTCACCAGCACCAAAGTCGTCTGGCATCAAGTCCCCTGTACCAAAGGCTGG ACGAGATGCAGGGAAGGCGGAGGACAGTAAACGTAAACGTTCTGCCTCCTCCAGCAgtgacagcagcagcagcagcgactCCAGCCCTGACAAGAAACGAGGCAAGCGTGCGTCATCATCGTCTTCTtcctcgtcatcatcatctAGTGATTAG